In Rhodococcus antarcticus, one DNA window encodes the following:
- a CDS encoding DNA cytosine methyltransferase, with the protein MKIIDLFAGCGGMTAGFVDAGYEPVLSVEWDQQAAATYAANYGADHTFAGDITALDNADIPTADLVIGGPPCQGFSNLGSRDVNDPRNKLWQQYLRVVTHAKPKVFVIENVDRFLSSTEFAALQGSVADGDLKGYSLNYGVLNAADFGVSQRRNRTIVIGSRIGAIPLPTPTHARGGAGGLLPWNTVRDALAGIPMATRDTALPARTWAFDGTNMPGPFTGEDLHLGRTPTPKSLLRYDCIPPGGGRFDLPDELLPDCWRNKPTGTTDVMGRMRWDQPSLTIRTEFFKPEKGQYLHPQWDEHDPTARTNRPITHLEAARIQGFGDDFRWCGTKIGIAKQIGNAVPVGLARAIADHLKPYVAAATERHLVAVPDVA; encoded by the coding sequence ATGAAGATCATCGACCTGTTCGCTGGGTGCGGGGGCATGACCGCCGGGTTCGTCGACGCCGGCTACGAGCCGGTGCTGTCGGTGGAGTGGGACCAGCAGGCTGCCGCCACCTACGCCGCGAACTACGGGGCCGACCACACCTTCGCCGGGGACATCACCGCCCTGGACAACGCCGACATCCCCACCGCCGACCTCGTCATCGGCGGGCCCCCGTGCCAGGGGTTCTCCAACCTCGGTAGCCGCGACGTCAACGACCCCCGCAACAAGCTGTGGCAGCAGTACCTGCGGGTGGTGACCCACGCGAAGCCCAAGGTCTTCGTCATCGAGAACGTCGACCGGTTCCTCTCCAGCACCGAGTTCGCCGCTCTGCAGGGCAGCGTCGCCGACGGCGACCTCAAGGGCTACTCCCTGAACTACGGGGTGCTGAACGCCGCTGACTTCGGGGTCTCCCAGCGCCGCAACCGCACCATCGTCATCGGCTCCCGCATCGGGGCCATCCCGTTGCCCACCCCCACCCACGCCCGCGGCGGCGCCGGCGGCCTGCTCCCGTGGAACACCGTCCGCGACGCCCTCGCCGGGATCCCCATGGCCACCCGCGACACCGCCCTCCCGGCCCGCACGTGGGCCTTCGACGGTACGAACATGCCCGGACCGTTCACCGGTGAGGACCTGCACCTCGGGCGTACCCCCACCCCGAAGTCGCTGCTGCGCTACGACTGCATCCCCCCCGGCGGTGGCCGTTTCGACCTGCCGGACGAACTGCTGCCCGACTGCTGGCGTAACAAGCCCACCGGCACCACCGACGTCATGGGCCGGATGCGTTGGGACCAGCCCTCCCTGACCATCCGCACCGAGTTCTTCAAGCCCGAGAAGGGCCAGTACCTCCACCCCCAGTGGGACGAGCACGACCCCACCGCCCGCACCAATCGGCCCATCACCCACCTCGAGGCCGCCCGCATCCAGGGCTTCGGTGACGACTTCCGGTGGTGCGGCACCAAGATCGGTATCGCCAAGCAGATCGGCAACGCCGTCCCCGTCGGCCTCGCCCGGGCCATCGCCGACCACCTCAAGCCCTACGTCGCCGCCGCGACGGAGCGGCACCTCGTCGCGGTCCCGGACGTCGCCTGA
- a CDS encoding very short patch repair endonuclease produces MTTHPDADDTAPGPSAGYRPVPSSVAARARFRAQRRRDTAPELALRRLLHARGLRYRVDTAPLPGVRRRADVVFTRVQLAVFVDGCFWHSCPVHGTSPKANGPWWRDKLEANVRRDRDTDTRLAEAGWAVVRVWEHEPPAEAADRVARAYAARTTGH; encoded by the coding sequence ATGACCACACACCCGGATGCCGACGACACCGCCCCCGGGCCGTCAGCCGGCTACCGGCCAGTCCCCTCCTCGGTGGCGGCTCGGGCACGGTTCCGCGCCCAGCGGCGGCGGGACACCGCCCCCGAGCTCGCGCTGCGGCGGCTGCTCCACGCCCGGGGGCTGCGGTACCGGGTCGACACCGCCCCCCTGCCGGGGGTCCGCCGCCGGGCCGACGTGGTGTTCACCCGGGTGCAGCTGGCGGTGTTTGTCGACGGCTGCTTCTGGCACTCCTGCCCCGTCCACGGCACCAGCCCGAAGGCCAACGGACCGTGGTGGCGGGACAAGCTCGAAGCCAACGTGCGCCGGGACCGCGACACCGATACTCGGCTGGCCGAGGCAGGGTGGGCGGTGGTTCGGGTGTGGGAACACGAACCCCCCGCCGAGGCCGCCGACCGCGTCGCCCGGGCCTACGCAGCCCGCACCACCGGTCACTAA
- a CDS encoding HNH endonuclease, whose product MTPRELALELGVTQLVLRNWLRRTWPPPVPYTRWVLTPEQVAVVRAEFPSRKGVSAPARDHAADVSSATTSARPQPSAWSCFSRVDELDPAVRYRDVLGVKYSYDATVPNHKAVSVGDLVVIRDEVSIYGHAFVDEVVTELGSKTMTLCPQCKRSGPDRRTTMSPTYRCPDCGSQFDDPEYVERELAVFEAIYAPTWTELPTPLPRRLLEGVFTGGDRQNAVRRLDWSAAVALLSDHTSVDGLADLRSDGDEGSGRIAVAPDGGLVPSVGVRRVGQQSFKAALLERFGACCAVTGPQPVTVLDAAHLYRFADTPVHHLDGGLLLRADIHRLFDAFLLTIDTTTWTVHLAPELHGYAELMAEVHGKPLRIEEATRPRGELLEDHRDEAERRAETASDH is encoded by the coding sequence ATGACGCCGCGGGAGCTTGCGCTGGAGCTGGGAGTGACCCAGCTCGTGCTGCGGAATTGGCTTCGGCGGACCTGGCCGCCGCCGGTTCCCTACACCCGGTGGGTTCTCACGCCGGAGCAGGTGGCGGTCGTGAGGGCCGAGTTCCCCAGCAGGAAAGGCGTGTCCGCGCCGGCGCGGGATCACGCTGCTGACGTGTCGTCCGCGACCACCTCTGCTCGTCCGCAGCCTTCTGCGTGGAGTTGCTTCTCGCGTGTGGATGAGTTGGACCCGGCCGTTCGGTACCGCGACGTGCTCGGCGTGAAGTACAGCTACGACGCGACGGTGCCCAACCACAAGGCGGTGTCGGTCGGGGATCTCGTCGTCATCCGTGACGAGGTCAGCATTTACGGCCACGCCTTCGTTGATGAGGTCGTGACCGAGCTGGGCAGCAAGACGATGACGTTGTGCCCGCAGTGCAAACGGTCGGGCCCGGACCGGCGGACCACGATGTCCCCGACGTACCGCTGCCCGGACTGCGGCAGCCAGTTCGACGACCCCGAGTACGTCGAGCGCGAGCTCGCGGTGTTCGAGGCGATCTACGCCCCGACCTGGACCGAGCTGCCGACGCCGCTGCCGCGGCGCCTGCTCGAGGGGGTCTTTACCGGGGGTGACCGTCAGAACGCGGTGCGGCGCCTGGACTGGTCGGCCGCTGTCGCACTGCTCAGCGATCACACGTCGGTGGACGGGCTGGCCGATCTTCGGTCGGACGGCGACGAGGGGAGTGGACGGATCGCCGTGGCACCCGACGGGGGGCTCGTGCCGTCGGTGGGTGTGCGCCGGGTCGGTCAGCAGAGCTTCAAGGCCGCGTTGCTCGAGCGGTTCGGTGCCTGCTGCGCGGTCACCGGTCCGCAGCCGGTGACCGTGCTCGACGCAGCCCACCTGTATCGGTTCGCCGACACCCCGGTGCACCACCTCGACGGGGGACTCCTGCTCCGGGCCGACATCCACCGGCTCTTCGATGCCTTCCTGCTGACGATCGACACAACCACCTGGACGGTGCACCTCGCCCCGGAGCTGCACGGCTACGCCGAGCTCATGGCGGAGGTCCACGGGAAACCGCTGAGGATCGAGGAGGCCACGCGGCCACGCGGCGAGCTCCTCGAAGATCACCGCGACGAGGCCGAACGGCGAGCGGAGACCGCCTCAGACCATTGA
- a CDS encoding esterase/lipase family protein: MSIISRLTAVSAATLVSLALAVAAGSPASAVGISPPGANDFACRPSAAHPYPVVLVPGTFELMAKNWATLSPDLKSQGYCVYSLDYGVSNGVPASGPITASAAELRTFVDRVLTASRAKQVDIVGHSQGGMMPRYYMGFLGGARQVHQLIGIAPSNHGTTAAPTPPAGSTLVPNPCAACDDQAAGSPFLTKLNSIGDIVAGPSYTVISTVNDEVVRPYTSQALAGPAKRVTNIVIQNLCPLDPIEHDQTPNDPVVHQLVSNALAQVKGPGDPNFRPTCV; the protein is encoded by the coding sequence ATGTCGATCATCAGTCGCCTCACGGCGGTCTCGGCGGCCACCCTGGTGTCCCTGGCCCTGGCGGTGGCGGCCGGATCCCCGGCCAGCGCGGTCGGAATCTCTCCGCCCGGGGCCAACGACTTCGCGTGTCGGCCCAGTGCGGCGCACCCCTACCCGGTGGTGCTCGTCCCCGGCACGTTCGAGTTGATGGCGAAGAACTGGGCCACACTCTCACCAGACCTGAAAAGCCAGGGGTACTGCGTGTACTCCCTGGACTACGGGGTGAGCAACGGGGTACCCGCGTCGGGCCCCATCACCGCCTCCGCGGCAGAGCTGCGGACGTTCGTGGACCGGGTGCTCACCGCATCCAGGGCCAAGCAGGTCGACATCGTCGGCCACAGCCAGGGCGGGATGATGCCCCGCTACTACATGGGGTTCCTCGGCGGAGCCCGCCAGGTCCACCAGCTCATCGGCATCGCACCCTCCAACCACGGCACCACCGCCGCCCCGACACCACCGGCCGGGTCCACGCTGGTCCCGAACCCCTGCGCGGCGTGCGACGACCAAGCAGCAGGATCACCGTTTCTGACCAAGCTCAACTCCATCGGCGACATCGTTGCGGGCCCCAGCTACACCGTCATCTCCACGGTCAACGACGAAGTCGTGCGGCCCTACACCAGCCAGGCCCTGGCCGGGCCGGCCAAGCGGGTTACCAACATCGTCATCCAGAACCTGTGCCCCCTCGACCCGATCGAGCACGACCAAACCCCCAACGACCCCGTGGTGCACCAGCTCGTCAGCAACGCCCTCGCGCAGGTCAAGGGACCGGGCGACCCCAACTTCCGCCCGACCTGCGTGTAG
- a CDS encoding HU family DNA-binding protein, with amino-acid sequence MNRSQLINAVAAATDLPPAQVEATLSATLSEVRGAVASGDKVQLLGFGTFEPRERAARTARNPATGAQLQLAATRVVGFKVGAPFKQEVAASATTKKATAKKTPAAKTAAKQTPTKASAATTKTAAKKATAKKAPAKKSAKK; translated from the coding sequence ATGAACCGTTCGCAGCTGATCAACGCCGTAGCCGCCGCGACCGACCTGCCCCCCGCTCAGGTCGAGGCCACCCTCAGCGCCACCCTTTCCGAGGTTCGGGGCGCGGTGGCCTCCGGTGACAAGGTGCAGCTGCTGGGCTTCGGCACCTTCGAGCCCCGTGAGCGTGCAGCGCGCACCGCCCGCAACCCCGCAACCGGGGCGCAGCTGCAGCTGGCCGCGACCCGGGTGGTGGGCTTCAAGGTCGGTGCCCCCTTCAAGCAGGAGGTCGCCGCCAGCGCCACCACCAAGAAGGCGACGGCGAAGAAGACCCCCGCCGCGAAGACAGCGGCCAAGCAGACCCCGACCAAGGCCAGCGCCGCAACCACGAAGACAGCGGCCAAGAAGGCCACGGCGAAGAAGGCGCCGGCGAAGAAGTCCGCCAAGAAGTAG